The sequence TAGTTCTTTACCCCTTGGCCAAGTCCGAGGCTTAATGACAACGTAAATGTACCAATGCCTATCGCAAGTAGCGTCAAAAATGTTCGCAGCTTAGATCGTCGTAAGTTACCGTTTGCAGTGGTTGCAATATCTATAACGCGCATACTACACCACCTTCTTACGTGTCGTTGTAACTTGTTTTTTGGTATCTTTTTCTACACTACCATCTTTAAGATACACAACCCTTTGGCATTTGCGTGCTAAATCTTCATCGTGTGTCACAATAACAAGTGTTGTGCCTAGTTTTTTATTTAGTGCAAATAGTAAATCTTCTATCATAAGGCCGTTTTCTGTGTCTAGGTTGCCTGTTGGTTCATCGGCAATTAATATGGATGGTTGGCTCACAATCGCTCGTGCAATTGCAATCCGTTGTTTTTGGCCACCAGACAGATCATTCGCCTTGCTATTCATCTTATCTGCCAAACCTACTTGCCGTATGGCTGTTTTGGCTCGCCGTAATCGATCTTTTTTTGCAACGCCCTGTATTTTTAGCGATAACGCTACGTTATTAAGAACACTATCGTTTGGCTGCAAAAAGAACTGCTGAAATATAATACCCACGTTCTGCCCACGCCATGTATCAGTATCAAGCGCTTTAAAAATATCGATCCCCCCTGCGAGCACTTTGCCTGTTGTTGGTCTATCTAGGCCAATAAGTATATGAAGCAGAGTACTTTTACCAGAGCCACTTTTGCCAACAATGGCGTTTGTAGTGCCTTCTTCAAAATCAAGAGCGATATTTTTTAGTGCACTAACAGCATTTTCTTTTTTGCCATATTTCTTAGTAACACCTTTAACACTCAGCATGCCTCTATTGTACTTGGTAACACAATAACTTAATAGGTCCTTCTATTAACAAAAAAGACCTTTCAAAATCTGAAAAGTCCCTTTTGGTGGAGCTGGCGGGTAATGCTCCCGCGTCCAGCGGTTAACGACACTGCAATTCTACAAGCATAGTTTATTTAATGGTCTTAGGCCACGACTGGCTAAATAAACAAAATAGTCGTGAGCAGCAATTTGAAAGTCTTACAACCATAGCTCAAATAGCACTATGGTTGGCATCCAGATATATATGAGATCTTATTGCCGTATCTGGCGTCTGGTAAAAAGATCGCTACCAGTAAATTAGGCAGCTAGTGCAAAAGCTTTTTGAGGAAATAGCTTTGCAGCTAAGTCCGCTATTAGGCTTTCGCGGTTAGATGTTTTTGCATCTGTTTAAGGTATCTATAACGGTGATAACCGACTTGCCTTGCAGATTGTTAAGGTCCACTGTCGAGCTAAAATCAGCCCCATAATTGGCGTATTTTTACATACACTAAATACGCCTCAATACGTATTATAGCATAAAAAGTATAGTTTTTCTAGTGGTGCGCTGAGGGTAGAGGTTCTGCACCGCTTGGAACTGCATATTTGTCATCGCGACCTGGCTTAAAGAAGATCCAAAATGATATACCAGCCAGTGTAATAATAATGCTCGCTACAAATATAGGTACGTTCACACCAATAGCGGCAATATACCCGGCCATGATAGCTGGTATAGCTTGCGCTAAAGCCATGACGCTAGAATTAATACCCAGCGACTCGCCTTGTAGTTCTTTGGGTGTAATCCGGCTAATAAGACTGGCAGTAAAGGCCATGGTCAAGCCGTTACCAAGTGCCAAAACAGGTGGAATTAAGAATAACCACCGATACTCACCTGCTGGTATCATGGCGTAGCTCAGCAAACTTACTGCAGTTATAAATACACTTACTCTTAGTACTTGGTAGTCTTTGAAGCGTTTTGCAACAATACCAACAAAAACTCCTTGAGCGATGGCAATCCATAACCCAACATAAGCAAAATAATCACCTGTATTACTGACCGAAAAGTTAAATTTCTGGGCAAGTACAACACCAAAAAACGTGGTAAAAAAGGTAAACCCGGCAGTAAACAAAAAGCTTGTTGGCATAACACTGCGCAAACCTGGGCGGGAAAAGGCCGTCACTACATTATGAAACGGCCGTGAAAAGTCTATACGTGCGGTTTTACGTACTTTTAATGTTTCTGGCAAAAATAGTGTAATTAATATCACGTTAAAGACACTTAAACCGGCCGCGAACCAAAATGGTGTAGTTGCATTAAACCAGCTCATAACAGATGGGTCGGCTAATTTTCCACCAATGTATGGACCTAATATAAAGCCTAGTCCAAATGCCATGCCAATTAAGCCAAAGTTTTTAGCCCGATTTTTAGCGGTACTAATATCGGCAATAGCAGCTTGAGCAACTGATATATTACCACCCGTAAAGCCGTCTAGGATGCGCGATGCAAATAAGAGTGGAATATTTTTGGTTGCTAAGCCTATGGCAAAGAGTACATACCCAAGAGCTGTCCCAATAATAGACAACGTAAGAACAATTTTGCGGCCATATTTATCTGATAATTGCCCTAAGATAGGTGCTGCAATAAATTGTGCGAGTGGATATGCCGCACTCAACCAGCCTAGTAAAATAACTCCTTGGGTAATCGTCCAACCATTTGGCAAAATAGAATCTGGCGAACCTGGCGTCACCAACAGCGGAAAAATCGGTATTAGTATACCAACACCAACTAAATCAACAAATACCGTGGCAAACACGGCGAGCAGTGGATGGTTACCAATTTTTCTTTGTATACGTTGCATGAGACTTATAACTTTAAAATATATAGTTAGTATACGACAGTTTTTACTGATTCGCTATATATTTTTTGGTAAGACGTACCCAATCATCTATAGAAAGTTCTTGCGCACGTGCCGACGCGTTTATAGATACACTGGCCAGTAGTTCGTCTACCTGCTGCTTTTCTAAATGTAAGCCACCACTGAGGCTGCTGCGTAGTTTTTTTCGGCGTTCATTAAAGCCAGCCTTAACGACCCGAAAAAAGGTTTTTTGAAGACTGTGTGGCACTAATGGTGATGGCCTACGCTGCATAATAATTACCTGTGAATCTACTTTTGGTGGTGGCGTAAAAAGCGCAGCTGGTACAACAACACCTAGAGTTGTTGTGTTATAGACTTGCGCGCTGATACTTAGCAGCGACATAGCACCGGGTTGAGCAGCGATACGCTGTGCGACTTCTTTTTGAACAAGCAACACGGTGGTTTTTGGTGGATTAGCAGATTCGCATACAATACGCACAAGTTTAGACGTTAAATAATACGGAATATTTGCAACCACTTTGTAATCTTTTGGTAATGACCTAAAGTCAAACGTTAATATGTCATGCTCGATAACCTGTACGTTAGGCGCGTGAATATTTTTCATGAGCTGTGTGGCGAGTGCTGCATCATATTCCACTGCTGTCAGGCTCGCACCAGTGGCTAATAATGCTTGGGTGAGCGTACCAAGACCAGGACCAACCTCGAGAACTGTATCAGCAGCGCTAATATCGGCTGCCGCCACAATATTCGATAATGTTTCGTTATCTGTAAGCCAATGTTGGCCGAGCCGTTTATTTGGCCGTGAATCTACCACCATCCTTTTACTAACCACGCCTGGTAGGCACCTTGCCAGCCACCATAACGGCCAGAATATCCACTAAAGAATCGTAATTGACATACTGGGTCAACTTGCCAATCAGGGCACGCTCTGGCGAGTTTAGACGATGGACACGCTTGGCCAAGGCCACCGCACCCACTACCACTCATTGCAGCTGGTCGCCAGCCAGATTCATGACCTATGATAAAATCAACAGCACCAAAATCAGACTCTGCAATACCAGCTGCTCGCATCCATTCGAGCTTATCGCCACTAACATTGGCTTTGGTACCTTTGGTTTGTGTCTGCGTTGTAGGTTCGGTAACACGAACTTCTTGCAACACTACTCTGCCAACTTCACGGCCATCTCTTGTTTCTATTTCATAGGTTACCTTTTTAACACCAGGCTTACCTGGGCTGGTAACGGTAATTCTCCCAAGTGGTGCGCTTGGATCTGGAGTGGTTGCTGTTTCAAAAGGTATTGACTCTTCTGTTGTAACAACCTGCTTCCCAAACTTAGAAATAAATATTGCTAAATTTGGAGTAAGAGGTGTGTCTGCTGCCGGCGACAATGTAGCGCCTTCTTCTGGCGTGATATTACGTTCTGCTAACAGATCACCAATTGTCTTTACGTGGGTGCGATACGTCACCGGTCCAGAACCATACAAGTTAATCGTCACTGGTGTTGCCCGATGAATGGTTATCTTTTCGCCGATAATTTGTTCGTCCACAAACGAATCGCCTGATTCAAGTGTGTAGGTATCTTCTGGGTACACTTTTACACCAGCTTTTTCGGCGACGAGTTTTGCGCCCTGATATGGCGTAAATGCACGCACTACTTTGCCAGCATCTATAATGCTTACAGGGCGCGCTTTATATACGTTTACCTTAAAATTATCATTATCTATAGCTGTGTCTTTAGCAGGTTCTACAAGGTCGTTTTCTGTAAGGGCTATATCTGTTTTTGTGAGCAGCTCGCCTACCGTTTTTGCACGTGTGGGTACCACGGTTTCTTCACCGTTGATATATAGACTTACAATATGGCTGTCTTCTGGCCCTATTGTCTGGCCATTGGCCACAACAAAACTGCTCGATAAAAAGGTAAATCCAAAAAGAATACCAAAGATACCTAAGGCAAAAGCGTGTTTATGAAAAAATGATGTTACAGATGTATGTATATTCATGAACAAAAACCTCTACTTTGGAGCAAATGCGTTATTGGTATAAACAAATGTTTACTTCTTAACGTTCGGTTCTCAAAATAAAGGTACTGAACATCATTATAGCATATTTTAGGCTATGTCTAGCAGCTGTAAGGCGTGGCGCGTTTCTTCTGCTAATGGCTGTGTTTTCGCTTTTGCTATAGGGAACCATGCATGGTCAGCGATTTCATTATGGTTGATATGCAAGCGAGGTTTTTTATTCAGTTTTACCGTGTATAAACTATATGTGTAGAGTTTGCTTGCTTTGTAGTAGCGCTGTTGCCCCAGAGTGTGCACCTTTTTAATAGGTAAACTGCAGCCAATTTCTTCGCTTATTTCTCTAACTAGGCCATCAAGCACTGATTCTGATGCATGCACACCACCGCCTGGTAATCGCCACCTTTGGTGTAGGCCAAGCCAGTTTTTTGTTAGTAAAACTTCGTCTTTTACTACTAGTATTACATACGCACGATGTGAGCCATATAGCCAGATACGTATAAACGGATAGGTACAAATATAGGTAATTTTTCCTAACGCGCGGGAATGCTTCATGATACCTTTTCTAGAGGGGCAAAACTAATATTTAACCGCTTAATGCCCTTGCCACCAAACTGGACTGCAGCTACTTCACCATCTAGATCTACCACGATTCCCCTCCCAAACACTTGGTGATTAACTGTGTCGCCTGGGTGTAATTCTGGCACATATCGTGGCTCTGATGATTCGGGCTGATTATTGTCTAAAACTCCTGCCGATGCATAGCCTGTGTAGGCAGCTTTTTTAATATGCTGTGCGTTAATTTCGGCTATAAACCTACTGGGGACGTAATGTTGAACACCACCATACAGAACCCTACTATCTGCATAGGTAAGATATAGTTCTTTTTTTGCACGCGTCATACCAACGTAACAGAGCCGGCGCTCTTCTTCCATTTGTGATTGATCAAACAAAGCCCGTGAATGTGGAAAAATTGACTCTTCCATGCCCGTCATAAATACTACGTCATATTCTAGACCTTTCGCGGCGTGAAGTGTCATTAATGTCACAGCATCTGAATTAGGGTTAAGCGTATCTAGATCGCTCACGAGTGCAACTTCTTCTAAAAAGCTTGCAAGCCCTTCATCACTGTAGGCTTTGGCCACACTTAATAGCTCTTTTACATTTTCTATACGGGCTTCTGATTGCAACGTACCATCGTCTAAATAATTGTAATAGTCTAAACGCTTAATGACACTTTCTAAAAGGCTCGCTGCAGATAGGTGATCCATTTCTTGCCGATAGACACTTAGCAGTTCATGTAGCGCAAATAATGCTTGTTTAGCCCGAGCTGTGAGTGGTGACGTATCTACGTTATCGAGAGCATCTGTAAGTGTTAGCCCTTGTACTTGGCGCCACTGTAAAAATTTATCTAATGATGTCTTACCAAAACCTCTTGTAGGTGTGTTCACGATACGCTGAAAACTAATAATATCTTCTGGTTGATACAGTAGTCGTAAATACGCAAGAATATCTTTGATTTCAGTTCTGTCATAAAAACGAGCCCCGCCAACCATCTTATAGGGTATGTTAAAGCGAACAAATTGCTCTTCTAGAGCACGGCTCTGAGCATTTGTTCTATAGAGTAGTGCAATATTTTTGTAGGCAAAAGTACGGGTATCGGTGCGTTGTCTAATAATCTGTATAATTTGTTCGGCTTCGTGCCGTTCGTTGTATGCACTGAGTACCTGCACCGGTGCACCACCACTAATGGCTGTCCAGAGTTTTTTGTCTGAACGCTGTGCGTTTTTAGCTATAACAGCATGCGCGGCATCTAGAATATGGTTCGTACTACGATAATTTTGCTCGAGACGAATAACGGTAGCGTTTTTAAAATCTCGTTCAAAATTTAATATGTTTTTAAAATCGGCACCACGCCAACTATAAATACTTTGCCAATCATCGCCTACCACACAAATATTACGTTTTTCATTTAAAAGCAGCTTAATCAATTTGTACTGGGCGGTGTTGGTGTCTTGATACTCATCAATAAGAATGTATTTAAATCTATCTTGCCATCTTGCTCGCACTTCGGCATTATTTTCTAGTAAACTCACTACCTTACCTATAAGATCATCAAAATCTAAGGCAGCGTGATCTTTAAGAGCTTGTTGATACAACGGGTACACGCGAGCTGCTGCTCGTTGAGTAGGTGTTTGTGCTAATGAAGCGTATTCAGCTGACGTTATTAAATCATTTTTGGCAGCACTAATAATCGCCCCAATGGCCCGCGCAGTATGTTGTTTTTCGTCTATACTAAGCTGTTTAGATAATTGTTTAATGAGTGTTGTACGATCACTCTCGTCAAAAATAACAAAATTGTTAGGTACGCCACTATATTGGCCATCTTTACGTAATATCCGCACACATATCCCATGAAACGTGCCCATGTAGGGCATAAAAGCTTTGTCGTCACGACGGTACGCAAGCAACTGAGCGACACGTTCACGCATTTCTTTGGCGGCTTTATTTGTAAACGTCACGGCGAGTATTTCGTATTGAGTTGCCAGTTGTGTATCTAGTAAATGAGCAATTCGGTGTGTCAGCGTTTTGGTTTTACCACTTCCAGCACCTGCCAGAATAAGCAATGGACCATCGGTTGATTCTACGGCACGCTGTTGCTCAGCATTTAAGCCTAAAGTGAACTGTGACATTATTATATTTTAGCAACCTAAGGTGTGTATAAGTGTTGTGTAATCTATCCACCTATAGCGTATGCCGCAACAATTACTATAATAAGCACAACAAGACCACTTACAATACCCGCTACAATTTTACCTGTCGTTCCGTGACTGTGCAGAGTATCGTGTATTGGGACAATATATTCTTTTGTATCGTAAATTCGGGGTGTTTGCATCTCGTCTGTTAACTCGGTGGTACGTTTTTCTGACATATCTGGCAACGAATCAGACGCCTCGTAGGCGGTCGGGCTTATACTACTCTTTTGTTCTTGGGCGTGTTCTACGGGTTCATTTGGCGCCTCCGGCGGATTTTCATTTGTAACCGTTGGTTCGGGCGTGGTTGCGCTAGCTAGTGGTGTAATATTTGTACCTTTATTAGAAATAATAGTTTCTGTAGGTTGTTCTTCTGCCGGTAATATATTTGCCGCATCTTGTGCAGGCGTCGAACCTGCCCTATTTGCTTCGTGCTTTGTAATTGTCGGTGGCTTAACGTCTTCTATTGTTTGTGGTGTGGTTTGTTCTTCTGCCATTTTTTTACATATCTCTTAGGGTATTAATATTTCTCTTTACTCTGTAGGCACTATCTATAATATCGCTAAATGAATGATAATTAAGACTAGCGCCACCAACTAATAACCCATCTATTTCTGGGAGGCGTAGGTATCCAGATGCTGTATCTGCCGTGACGCTGCCACCATAAAGTATACGTACCCGTTCAGCTGCTTTTGTACCATATAATTCTGTAATATCGTGCTTAATGACACGCGCTACCGATGCTACGTCAGATGGCTTGGCGTTTTCTCCTGTACCAATTGCCCAGACAGGTTCATACGCAATAACAATTGATTGCACTTCTTCACTGGTAACGTTCGCTAAAGCACTTACAACCTGATCATGCAATACTTGGTTTGTTTCTTTAGATAGCCGATCTATTTTTGTTTCGCCAACGCATAAAATAGGAGTAATGCCATTTCTGTAAGCAGCAGCCACTTTGAGGGTAATTTCATCGAGTGACTCATTAAAAATATGGCGGCGCTCTGAATGCCCAACCAGACCATAACTTACTAGGTGACGTAACATGGTGAACGATACTTCACCAGTGTAAGCGCCTTCGTCTTTATGGTAAGCATTTTGAGCAGCTAATTTAAATTTGCGATGATCAATTTGCAAACTCAGTGGCTGCAGGTGAAGATGAGTAGGAGCCAGTACAACTTCTACGTCTTTATGGTTTTGGGTACGTTCGTGCAGCCGCTGCACGAGTAAACTTGCTTGCGCAACCGTAAGATGCATCTTCCAGTTCCCAGCTATGAGTGTTTTTTTATGTGTTGTCATATATATACAATGCTTATGTTTTTATAGTACCACGTTCTGCGTTTAGTCGCTGTCTTGTAAAGCTTCTACACCAGGGAGAGTATGCCCAGCCATGAGCTCTAAGCTCGCTCCACCACCTGTAGATACGTGTCCAAGTTGCTCGCGTAATCCACTTATAGATTCTACATAGCCTACCGTATCACCGCCTCCTACAATGGTAAATGGTACGTTTTTGTCACCAGCATGTTGGCCAATGAAGCCTTCTGTGATTACGCGCGTCCCGTGGCTAAACGGGTCAGCTGCGCCGTGTAAGCCACGAATCTCTGTCATGCCAGCTGTGCCATTCCATATAGCAGTGTGCGCTTGCGATAGCGCACCTTTTATTGCACTCGCTGTCATTGGGCCTATGTCTAAAATCCATTCATCAGCCGCAACGCTGTAGGCATGTTTTGAAGGTTTTTTCGGATACTGTGAAATATCTGCCCATGTATGATTATCTATATCAACAACCCTGGTTTGGTGGGTATTTTCTTTTCCTTTTGCCACAACAACGTCTTGGGGTATATAAAACGTAAAGCGCTCTTTTTTCATTCTACTATATGCTTTTTGCAGGAGTTCTTTGGCGGTATGCACAGCGTCTTTTTCTACCAAACTACTACCAACGGCTACATCTTCTGCGACTAAAAAGGTATTCGCCATGGCACCAACAACCGCTATATAATCTGCTGAATCTATAAATGTGTTTAACAAATCTATTTTGTCGGATATTTTTGCGCCACCAATCACAATGGCCAGTGGCTTTTTGGGTGTATGCATTGCATTGGTTATTGTGTCTACTTCTTTTGCCAGTAGTAATCCTGCAACGCTCGGCAGATACCGAGTAATAGCATCTGTGCTAGCATGAGCACGATGCACAACACCAAAGCCTTCTTGTACAAATACATCACAACCTTTGGCGAGCTTTTTAGCAAAGTCAGGGTCGTTTGCTTCCTCTTCTGGGTAGTAACGTAGGTTTTCTAGTAGTAAAACATCACCCGGTTGTAGCTCTTTAATTTTGTGTTTTGCGTCTGCGCTAATACAATCATCAGCAAAGAGCACTGTGGTGTGCAATAAATCATCAAGACGATGAGCAATAGGCGCAAGGCTGCAGGCAACGTCTTGTTTACTAGTCGGCCTTCCAAGATGAGAAATCAGCACCACCTTGGCGCCAGAGCTCCGTAGGTGCTCTATAGTGGGCAAAGCTTTACGAATTCGATAATCGTCTGTAATAACACCTAGATCATTGATGGGCACATTAAAATCAACCCGAACAAGCACTGTTTTGTTGGCTACATCTGTTTGAAATATAGTTTTTTTGCGAAACATTGCCCACCTTAACCTTTCTTTTTATGTGATGACTCTTACTTTAATAGTGTCTGTTGTGCCTACGACGCCAGGATGCTCGCCTGATACAATTACAACGATTTCGTTCTTTGAAAGTACTTTGTTTCTTTGTAGCCAATCTGTTAAATGTACTGCTTGGTACATTTCATCTTTGCGCACGAAACTCTTTATGCCATACACAATAGATAGTTGTTGAGCTACCAGCTGACTACTTGTCACTGCAATAATTGGTAAATCTGACCGATACGACGCAATAATGTACCCTGTCGCACCGCTTTTTGTCTCCGCTACAATAGCTATAGCACTAACATCGTACGCTAAGGCAATAATTGCTTTACTTATAGCAGTCTGGCGCGTGTGCGATTGTTGTGTACGGTTAAATGTAATGTTTTCGTGAGTATTCTCTTCTGCGTAGCGAATAATCTTTTTCATCGTTTTAACAGCATCTATAGGAAACATTCCATTGGCTGTTTCTTCGCTTAACATGACTGCATCGGTACCACTGAGAACTGCTGTCGCTACATCACTCGCCTCTGCTCGTGTTGGCTGTGGTGCGTCTGTCATACTTGCAAGCATGTGCGTTGCAATTATGGTAGGTTTTGCATGTGTAATGCCAAGCCTCACAATTTGTCTTTGCAATATAGGGACTTCTTCTACGCTTGTTTCTATAGCTAAATCGCCCCGTGCAACCATAACTGCATCTGACGCTTCAACGATAGATTCTATATTCTCTACAGCAGAACGTGTTTCTATTTTAGAGATAACGCGCGCCTTACTCCCAGCATTGGTAAGTAGACGTTTCACATGAGCAACGTCACTGGCCGTTTGCACAAAGCTCAGTGCAACATAATCTATGTCGCCCGTTGCTCCAAACAAGATATCTTCTTTGTCTTTCTTGGTAATGATATCGCCATCAAAATTGGTATCTGGTACATTGATCCCTTTGCGGGCGAGTAAATACCCAGCGTTTTCGGCACGTACATGCACAACTCCGTCTTTGACACTCGTAATGGTTGTTTTTACTTTTCCGTCAAAAAAGTACAATCGTTCGCCACGTTTCACTTTTTTACTTAAATCGTATTGAGTAGGTAACACGCCTTCTCTCTCAAAATCAGCGTTGTAACGCAGCCGAATACTTTGACCTTTTTCTACCTGAAATATGCCATCAAATTCACCTAAACGTACTTTTGGACCTTGTAAATCTTGAATAATCGCCACTGGCTTACCGAGTGCTTTAGATGCTTTTCTGACACGCTTAATTGTCGTTGCGTGTTGCGCATGGTTGCCATGACTAAAATTAAGCCGTATTCCATTAGCGCCTGCAGCGATAAGCTTATGTATCGTGTCATATTCTAGTGAACTAGGACCACACGTTGCAATTATCTTTGTACGTTTATACTGGCGAATTGGCTTTTTAGGAACAATACTCTGCATTGTATTATAGATTACTTGATTCGTTTATCTACCAAGTGATTCTTCGGTTTTCTTAATATCAATAGTTGTTTTAACGACAGTGTCTGGAGCTAAGGAAATACTATCTATGCCTGTTTCTACCAAAAAGCGTGCAAACTCAGGGTAATCAGAAGGTGCTTGACCACATAAACCAATTTTTGTGTTGGTCTCTTTTGCCACCGCCACAACGCTACGAATTAAGGCTTTTACTGCTTCGTTGTTTTCGCTATAGACGTGAGCGACTTCGTGGTTATCCCTGTCTACACCCAAAGTCAGTTGCGTAAGATCATTAGAACCAATTGAAAATCCATCGAATAGTTTCGCAAATTCACGGGCCAATAGTACGTTAGATGGTATTTCAACCATAACGTATACTTCAAAACCATTTTCACCACGTTTGAGACCACAATACTCCATAATCTCTAACACCTTGCGCGCCTCTTCAAGGTCACGGCAAAATGGAATCATCGCTTTAACGTTTGTAATACCCATTTCATCACGAACTTTTTTTAGCGCCTGACACTCTAGCTCAAAGGCAGCTCGGTATTGCTCGCTATAGTAACGACTCGCGCCACGCCATCCAATCATCGGATTGTTTTCTTGCGGCTCAAACTGTGTACCACCAATTAAGTTAGCGTATTCATTTGTCTTGAAGTCACTAAAACGAATAATAACGTCATTGGGGTAAAATGCGGCACCTATTGTAGCGATACCTTCGGCTAATTTATCTATAAAGTATTGTGCTTTATCTTCGTAACCGAGCGTTAACTGATTTATCTGAGCACGTACCGCTTTATCTTTAACTTCGTGGAAACGTAACAACGCTAAAGGGTGAATTTTTATATGTGAATCAATAATAAATTCTTCTCGCGCTAAGCCAACTCCATCATTAGGAATTTGCGAATATGCAAACGCATGGTCAGGTGAACCAATGTTCATCATAATCTTGGTTTTTGTCCGTGGTAAGTCTTTAACATCGGTTTTATCTACCTCATAGTGCAAAATTCCTTCGTACACAGCGCCTTCGTCACTACCGCCAGCACAGCTTACTGTTACATCTTGACCATCATGTATGAGTTCTGAGGCGTTGCCTGTGCCAACAACACATGGAATGCCTAGTTCCCTCGATACAATGGCTGCATGGCAGGTACGCCCACCTTTATCGGTAACAATAGCACTCGCTATCTTCATAATAGGCACCCAGTCTGGG is a genomic window of Candidatus Nomurabacteria bacterium containing:
- a CDS encoding phosphoglycerate kinase codes for the protein MFRKKTIFQTDVANKTVLVRVDFNVPINDLGVITDDYRIRKALPTIEHLRSSGAKVVLISHLGRPTSKQDVACSLAPIAHRLDDLLHTTVLFADDCISADAKHKIKELQPGDVLLLENLRYYPEEEANDPDFAKKLAKGCDVFVQEGFGVVHRAHASTDAITRYLPSVAGLLLAKEVDTITNAMHTPKKPLAIVIGGAKISDKIDLLNTFIDSADYIAVVGAMANTFLVAEDVAVGSSLVEKDAVHTAKELLQKAYSRMKKERFTFYIPQDVVVAKGKENTHQTRVVDIDNHTWADISQYPKKPSKHAYSVAADEWILDIGPMTASAIKGALSQAHTAIWNGTAGMTEIRGLHGAADPFSHGTRVITEGFIGQHAGDKNVPFTIVGGGDTVGYVESISGLREQLGHVSTGGGASLELMAGHTLPGVEALQDSD
- the pyk gene encoding pyruvate kinase, giving the protein MRQYKRTKIIATCGPSSLEYDTIHKLIAAGANGIRLNFSHGNHAQHATTIKRVRKASKALGKPVAIIQDLQGPKVRLGEFDGIFQVEKGQSIRLRYNADFEREGVLPTQYDLSKKVKRGERLYFFDGKVKTTITSVKDGVVHVRAENAGYLLARKGINVPDTNFDGDIITKKDKEDILFGATGDIDYVALSFVQTASDVAHVKRLLTNAGSKARVISKIETRSAVENIESIVEASDAVMVARGDLAIETSVEEVPILQRQIVRLGITHAKPTIIATHMLASMTDAPQPTRAEASDVATAVLSGTDAVMLSEETANGMFPIDAVKTMKKIIRYAEENTHENITFNRTQQSHTRQTAISKAIIALAYDVSAIAIVAETKSGATGYIIASYRSDLPIIAVTSSQLVAQQLSIVYGIKSFVRKDEMYQAVHLTDWLQRNKVLSKNEIVVIVSGEHPGVVGTTDTIKVRVIT
- the ppsA gene encoding phosphoenolpyruvate synthase, translating into MYKYLKFFEELSIDDIPQVGGKNASLGEMYRHLRPQGVSLPNGVATTADAYRYFLESAGLNQGITDTLQGLDVSNVHDLAHRGTIIREMIINAQLPQDFQDEIKQGYRELSQKCGHDGDMVVAIRSSATAEDLPNASFAGQQATFLNIKGEEDVVTAVKECIASLFTDRAIVYRVSNGFDHMKVALSVGIQQMVAVRSECAGVLFTIDTESGFKNTVVVSSIYGLGENIVQGHVNPDEFIVFKPTMAILKRHLGTKKMKMVPIGANRTKNLPVKVSDQNRFSINDDQVKTLAHWGMLIEQHYGHPMDIEWALDEDDGQLYIVQARAETVQSRRDTNIIEEYRLAQEGHVLATGTSVGSKIGTGKVSKIMSVKDIDDFKEGDVLLTEMTDPDWVPIMKIASAIVTDKGGRTCHAAIVSRELGIPCVVGTGNASELIHDGQDVTVSCAGGSDEGAVYEGILHYEVDKTDVKDLPRTKTKIMMNIGSPDHAFAYSQIPNDGVGLAREEFIIDSHIKIHPLALLRFHEVKDKAVRAQINQLTLGYEDKAQYFIDKLAEGIATIGAAFYPNDVIIRFSDFKTNEYANLIGGTQFEPQENNPMIGWRGASRYYSEQYRAAFELECQALKKVRDEMGITNVKAMIPFCRDLEEARKVLEIMEYCGLKRGENGFEVYVMVEIPSNVLLAREFAKLFDGFSIGSNDLTQLTLGVDRDNHEVAHVYSENNEAVKALIRSVVAVAKETNTKIGLCGQAPSDYPEFARFLVETGIDSISLAPDTVVKTTIDIKKTEESLGR